The following DNA comes from Patescibacteria group bacterium.
TGACTGACATCACTCCAATTTTTGACACCGTTATCAAGAACATCCCAGCTCCAAAGGCAGATGTGGAATCACCACTTCAGATGCTCGTTGTTTCGCTTCGCATGGACAACTATAAAGGTAAGCTCGGTATCGGCCGTATTTTCAACGGTCGCGTGAAAAAGGGCGACACTATCGTTCATATCAACCGTGACGGTGTACAGACAAAGCAGAAAGTTACCGCGCTTATGGCGTTTGAAGGTCTCGACACTGCTGAAATCGAACACGCACAGGCGGGTGACATTATCTTGCTCGCAGGTGTGGCAGATGTTTCAATCGGTGACACCATCGCAGACGCAACAAACCCAGTCGCGCTTGATTTGCTCGTGATTGAGCAGCCAACCGTTAAGATGACATTCCGCGTGAATGACTCACCATTTAACGGTAAGGAAAAAGGAACAAAGAATACATCACGTTTGCTCCGCGAACGTCTCGATAAAGAACTCGAAACGGACGTTGCACTTCGCGTTGATCCAGGTGAGGGAGCTGATAACTTTGTTGTATCGGGTCGCGGTGAATTGCACCTCGCGATTTTGATCGAAAAGATGCGCCGCGAAAACTTTGAACTTCAGGTTACACGTCCTCAGGTAGTTACCCACATGGAAAACGGTGTTGAAATGGAACCATCAGAAGATGTGTTCGTTGAAGTACCAGAAGCGTATGCGGGAACCGTTATTGAAAAACTCGGAAAGCGCCGTGGTGAAATGAAGAACTACGCAGTTCACGAAGGCCAGGCAAATCTCCACTTCGTAATTCCAACGCGTGGTCTTATCGGCTACCGTAACGAATTCATGACAGATACAAAAGGAACTGGTGTTTTGAACACCTTGTTCAGCGGCTTCATCCCATGGGTTGCAAATCTTTCAACAAGCAATCACGGCTCACTTATCGCATACGAAACAGGTACAACAACCGGTTACGCGCTCGAAACAGCAGGTGAGCGCGGTCAGCTTTTTGTGGGTCCTGCTCAGGAAGTGTATGCAGGTCAGATTGTTGGTCAGAACGCGAAGGATGATGATCTCGAAGTTAACGTTTGTAAGGAAAAGAAGCTTTCGAACATGCGCTCATCTGGTGCAGATATGGCAGTTAAGCTCGAACCACATCGCGTGCTCACACTCGAAGAGTCAATCGAGTATATCGGTGACGACGAATGGGTAGAAATTGTTCCAAGCGAAATTCGTATTCGCAAGCAGTTCTTGAATGCAAACGATCGCAAGAAGAACTCGAAGTAATTAATAAGGTTTCAAAAGCGCGCCGATGGCGCGCTTTTTTGTATTATCGTACTCTTCTTGACATTATGTAAAAAATGCGATAGCATAGCG
Coding sequences within:
- the typA gene encoding translational GTPase TypA; translated protein: RGITIFSKNASVHYGDTKINIIDTPGHADFGGEVERVLKMADGALLLVDAKEGPMPQTKFVLKKALALGLRVIVVINKIDKKDARCEYVLNTTFDLFAALGATDEQLDFPVIYAAAIAGKAGYEDNLEAMTDITPIFDTVIKNIPAPKADVESPLQMLVVSLRMDNYKGKLGIGRIFNGRVKKGDTIVHINRDGVQTKQKVTALMAFEGLDTAEIEHAQAGDIILLAGVADVSIGDTIADATNPVALDLLVIEQPTVKMTFRVNDSPFNGKEKGTKNTSRLLRERLDKELETDVALRVDPGEGADNFVVSGRGELHLAILIEKMRRENFELQVTRPQVVTHMENGVEMEPSEDVFVEVPEAYAGTVIEKLGKRRGEMKNYAVHEGQANLHFVIPTRGLIGYRNEFMTDTKGTGVLNTLFSGFIPWVANLSTSNHGSLIAYETGTTTGYALETAGERGQLFVGPAQEVYAGQIVGQNAKDDDLEVNVCKEKKLSNMRSSGADMAVKLEPHRVLTLEESIEYIGDDEWVEIVPSEIRIRKQFLNANDRKKNSK